TCGGGTGGACGAGGCGGCCGCAGAACTGGTCGATCCGCAGGAGCTCGGGGTCGGTGACCTTGCCCTCGGCGATGAGGCGGCGGACGTACTCCTTCAGCTCCGCGTGCTCCTGCGTCGAGAACAGCGGTTCCCAGCGGCCGGGTAGGTCCTGCGCCCGGCGGCTGGCCCGCTCCCTGCTGCGTCTGCGCTTGCGCTGGCCCGGCATGTGGATCAGCCCCCTTTCGGGGGCCATCGTCGGGCCGGCTGCGCGGCTGCGTCGAACGAATTAGAGGTACTGCGCGAAGTCGTCCAGGACCCGGAGGATCTCGGCCTCCTGCGCCGACGGGAGCTGGAGGACGACCTCCTCGATGCCCAGGTCCGCGTAGTGGGCGAGCTTGCCCGGGTTCGGGTGGACCGCGTACGGGACCACCTGGAGGCTCTTCGGGTCGCGGCCCGCGGTTTCCCACACCTGGCGCAGCACCGGCAGGGACTCGGAGAGCCCGCCGCCGCCGATGGGGAGCCAGCCGTCGGCGTGGTCGGCGACGGCGGCGAAGAGCTTCGGGCCGGCCGCGCCGCCGATCAGGGTGCGGGGGCCGTGCAGGGGGTGGCCGGGGCCGAGCTCGCGCGGGGGCTGGACCGGCTTGGGGTGGGCGGCGCTGGCCTGGACGGAGGAGAACTCGCCGACGTACGCGGTGGGTTCCGGGGCCCACAGGGCGCGCATCAGGGCCATCCGGTCCCGGACCAGTTCGCGGCGGGTGCGCCACTCGACGCCGTGGTCGGCGGCTTCCTCGACGTTCCAGCCGTAGCCGACCCCGAGGGTGAAGCGGCCGCCGGAGAGGTGGTCCAGGGTGGCGATCCGCTTCGCGAGGTCGATCGGGTCGTGCTGGGCGACCAGGGTGATGCCGGTGCCGAGGGTGATGCGCTCGGTCACGGCGGCGGCCTGGGCCAGGGCGACGAAGGGGTCGAGGGTGCGCCCGTACATCTCGGGGAGCTCGCCGCCCATGGGCGCGGAGGTGTCGCGGCTGACCGGGATGTGGGTGTGCTCGGGGAGGTAGAGCCCGGCGAACCCGCGCTCCTCGAGGGAGCGGGCGAGGCGGACGGGGGAGACGGTGTGGTCGGTCAGGAAGACGGTCGTGGCGATCCGCATGGCTGAGGGCACCTCCGTGGCTCTTCGGGCTGTCCGGGTCTGCGGGTTCCCCCGGCGTACGGGTGGTCCGTGGCGCCCGGGACCGGCGAAGGTCACGCTACGGCCTGCGGGTCGGATTGTTGAGGGGGCGTCAGCCGACGGGATAGCGGGCCGGCCAGCCGGAGGCGGGGACCGCCGGTCCGTGCAGGGTGGGGCCCTGGGTCATCTCGAGGGCGAAGTCGTCGGCGATTTCCAGCACGGTGGCGCGGCCTTCGAGGTCCGCGAGCCAGGCGCCCGGGAGGGCGGTCTCGCCGTGGAGGGCGCCGAGCAGTGCGCCGCAGAGGGCGCCGGCGGCGGTGGAGTCGCCGTCGTGGTTGACGGCGAGGCGCAGGCCGTGCGGGACGTCCTCGGCGACCAGCGCGCAGTAGACGGCGACGGCGAGGGCGTCCTCGGCGCCCCCGCCCCCGCCCCCGCCACCGCCACCGCCGTGGCCCTCGCCCGCGGCGACGGTCGCGACGGCCTGCGGTGTGGGCGGCCCCTGCGGGACCGCCGCGACGGCGCGCTGGAGGGCGTCGGTGACGTTCTGGTGGCCCGGGCGGGCGCCGAGCAGGCCGAGGGTGCGCTGGAGGGCCGCGTCGAGGGAGTCGCCGCGGGTGAGGCCGTGGACGATGACGGCGAAGGCCCCGGCGGAGAGGTACGCGGCGGGGTGGCCGTGGCTCTGCGCGGCGCACTCGGTGGCGAGTTGGAGGACCAGGGCGGGATCCCAGCCGACCAGCAGGCCGAAGGGGGCCGACCGGGTGGCGGCGGCCGCGTCGCGGGCGGTGGGGTTCTTCGGCTGGTCGAGGGTGCCGAGGACGTCGTCGGCGAAGCCGGTCATACAGGCTCGTGCGGGGCCGCGGCGGGCGTACAGCCACTCCTGCCGGGCGAGCCAGCCGTTGTCCTTGCGGCGCTCGTCGGGGCCCCAGTCGTGCTGGGTGGCGGCCCAGCGCAGATGGGCGCGGTGGATGTCGGTGGGCGGGTGCCAGGCGCCGGTGTCCCGGCGTACGTGGGCGCGGATCAGCCCGTCGACGGTGAACAGGGTGAGCTGCGTGGCGGCGGTGACCGTACCGCGGCGCCCGTACGCGGGGGCGGGCTCGATCAGGCCCTGGGGGCCGTGCGCCTCGCGTACGGCGTCGAGGGGGAGGTCGGCCAGGGGGGCGCCGAAGGCGTCGCCGAGTGCGGAGCCGAGGAGGGTGCCGCGGACGCGGCTGCGGAAGTCCTGCTGCTCGACGCGGCCCCAGAGCCCGACCGCCGCGCCGGAGCGCCCGCCGAGCGTCGCGCCGGAGCGCCCGCCGAGCGTCGCGCCGGGCCGTGCCCCGGTGCCGGGCCCGGCCGGTGCCGCCGGCTCTTCGGCCGGCTTCTCGGTCGTCGTGTGGTCCATCGCGATCCCCCTGCACCGCCCCGGCATGCTCTGGCGCGCACTGTAATGGACACGTCCGATCGGATCCGGAGGGAGGCGGTCCAGCGGCCCGTACGGGTGCGCAGAAAGGCCGGAATGCGTGCAGGGACCTGCAGACAACTCGTTCACATCCGGTCCGAAAGGGTCGACAGAAGTGCAGGTAGTGCACCTTGATCGATAAGTGGCACGTTTTGCCACTCGCCTTGGAGCCGGTCGGTTTCGGCCATGTCTCGTTCATGCAGAGTTCTTCGGCGGCCAACAGCCTCGAGGGCATGAAGAAGGCATTCCTCGCCGCGACCGTCGTCGCCTCCGCGCTCACCGCTTCCCTGGTCGCAGCCCCCGCCGCCACCGCCGCTTCGGCCTCCACCGGCTGGGACCTCCCCTGGACCGGCCACCACCACAGCCGGACCGCCATACCCTTCACCGAGGCCACCGTCACCGCCGGCGCCGACGGTGCGTTCACTCTGAAGTGGAAGGCCCAGGGCGCCAAGCGGGTCGAGATCAAGGCGAACGGCAAGGTCGTCGCCAAGGGCGGCGCCGAGGGCGCCGCCGTGGTGTCGGGGCTGCCCGCCGCCGACCGCCAGTGGTTCGACTTCCAGCCCGACCGCGGCGAGGGCCTGCGCCTCGCCGACCGCCTGATCAAGCTGGAGGGGGCGGTCAACTTCCGCGACGCGGGCGGCTACCGGACCACCACCGGCCAGTGGGTCAAGATGGGCGAGGTCTACCGCTCCGACGCCCTCAACAAGCTGACCGCGGCCGACCTGGCCAAGCTCCAGCGCCTGCGCGTGAAGACCGTCTTCGACCTCCGCATGGAGACCGAGCGCACCACGGACCCCGACAAGGTCCCGGCCGGCGCCACGTACACCGTCGCCGACGTCTTCGCCGGCTCCGGCTCCTTCCAGACGCTGCCGAAGTCCCCGGACGAGGCCGTCAGGGTCATGGTCGACGCGGAGAAGGCGATGGTCGGCGGCGAGGGCGGCAAGAAGGCCTACCACCAGGTCTTCGAAGGTCTGGAGCGCGACCGCGACCGCGCGGTCCTCTTCCACTGCACCGCCGGCAAGGACCGCACCGGCTGGGCGAACGCCACCCTGCTGACCGCCCTCGGCGTGCCGAGCGACACCGTCATGGCCGACTACCTGGCCAGCAACGACTATCGCAAGGCCGCCAACGACGCGATCCTGTCGCACCTGCCGGCCCCGCAGGCCGCCGTCTACAAGCCGATGC
The Streptomyces sp. NBC_01296 DNA segment above includes these coding regions:
- a CDS encoding ADP-ribosylglycohydrolase family protein, producing the protein MDHTTTEKPAEEPAAPAGPGTGARPGATLGGRSGATLGGRSGAAVGLWGRVEQQDFRSRVRGTLLGSALGDAFGAPLADLPLDAVREAHGPQGLIEPAPAYGRRGTVTAATQLTLFTVDGLIRAHVRRDTGAWHPPTDIHRAHLRWAATQHDWGPDERRKDNGWLARQEWLYARRGPARACMTGFADDVLGTLDQPKNPTARDAAAATRSAPFGLLVGWDPALVLQLATECAAQSHGHPAAYLSAGAFAVIVHGLTRGDSLDAALQRTLGLLGARPGHQNVTDALQRAVAAVPQGPPTPQAVATVAAGEGHGGGGGGGGGGGAEDALAVAVYCALVAEDVPHGLRLAVNHDGDSTAAGALCGALLGALHGETALPGAWLADLEGRATVLEIADDFALEMTQGPTLHGPAVPASGWPARYPVG
- a CDS encoding tyrosine-protein phosphatase; the encoded protein is MQSSSAANSLEGMKKAFLAATVVASALTASLVAAPAATAASASTGWDLPWTGHHHSRTAIPFTEATVTAGADGAFTLKWKAQGAKRVEIKANGKVVAKGGAEGAAVVSGLPAADRQWFDFQPDRGEGLRLADRLIKLEGAVNFRDAGGYRTTTGQWVKMGEVYRSDALNKLTAADLAKLQRLRVKTVFDLRMETERTTDPDKVPAGATYTVADVFAGSGSFQTLPKSPDEAVRVMVDAEKAMVGGEGGKKAYHQVFEGLERDRDRAVLFHCTAGKDRTGWANATLLTALGVPSDTVMADYLASNDYRKAANDAILSHLPAPQAAVYKPMLDVRPEYLNSGYDEVKAKYGTFDRYLKDGLGIDARELKQLRKDLLVG
- a CDS encoding LLM class F420-dependent oxidoreductase codes for the protein MRIATTVFLTDHTVSPVRLARSLEERGFAGLYLPEHTHIPVSRDTSAPMGGELPEMYGRTLDPFVALAQAAAVTERITLGTGITLVAQHDPIDLAKRIATLDHLSGGRFTLGVGYGWNVEEAADHGVEWRTRRELVRDRMALMRALWAPEPTAYVGEFSSVQASAAHPKPVQPPRELGPGHPLHGPRTLIGGAAGPKLFAAVADHADGWLPIGGGGLSESLPVLRQVWETAGRDPKSLQVVPYAVHPNPGKLAHYADLGIEEVVLQLPSAQEAEILRVLDDFAQYL